The Synchiropus splendidus isolate RoL2022-P1 chromosome 1, RoL_Sspl_1.0, whole genome shotgun sequence genome includes a window with the following:
- the st8sia3 gene encoding sia-alpha-2,3-Gal-beta-1,4-GlcNAc-R:alpha 2,8-sialyltransferase isoform X3 has translation MKYLDPAFTPLASSLSEDLQNHSRWKYNSTAFLEQRKEISKYIDIPHNFTLTRDSVRIGQLMHYDYSSHKYVFSIGENFRSLLPDASPILNKHYNVCAVVGNSGILTGSRCGPEIDKFDFVLRCNFAPTEIFKRDVGRRTNMTTFNPSILEKYYNNLLTVQDRNNFFLSLKKLDGVILWIPAFFFHTSATVTRTLVDFFVEHQGQLKVKLAWPGNIMQYINNYWKTKQLSPKRLSTGILMYTLASSMCDQIHLYGFWPFGWDPNTGKELPYHYYDKKGTKFTTKWQESHQLPAEFKLLYKMHMDGLLKLSLSHCALN, from the exons ATGAAGTACCTGGACCCGGCCTTCACTCCTCTGGCCAGCTCGCTCAGTGAGGACTTGCAGAACCATTCCAGGTGGAAGTACAACAGCACTGCTTTTCTGGAGCAGAG GAAGGAGATTTCCAAATACATTGACATTCCCCACAACTTCACTCTGACACGAGACTCTGTCCGAATCGGGCAGCTGATGCACTATGACTACTCCAGCCACAAATATGTATTTTCCATCGGCGAGAACTTTCGCTCTCTCCTCCCGGATGCCTCGCCTATCCTCAACAAGCACTACAACGTCTGTGCTGTCGTTGGCAACAGTGGCATCCTCACTGGGTCCCGATGTGGCCCGGAGATCGATAAGTTTGACTTTGTCCTGCGCTGCAACTTCGCACCGACTGAGATTTTTAAGAGAGACGTGGGGAGACGCACCAACATGACGACCTTTAACCCCAGCATTCTGGAGAAATATTACAACAACCTGCTGACTGTGCAGGACAGGAACAACTTCTTCCTGAGTTTGAAGAAGCTGGACGGAGTCATCTTGTGGATCCCTGCGTTTTTCTTCCACACGTCGGCCACCGTGACCAGAACTCTGGTCGACTTCTTTGTGGAGCACCAAGGTCAGCTGAAGGTCAAGCTAGCCTGGCCTGGAAACATCATGCAATACATCAACAA TTACTGGAAAACCAAGCAGCTGTCTCCGAAGCGCCTGAGCACCGGCATCCTCATGTACACCCTGGCGTCCTCAATGTGCGACCAGATCCACCTCTATGGCTTCTGGCCTTTCGGCTGGGACCCCAACACGGGAAAGGAGCTTCCATACCACTACTATGACAAGAAGGGCACAAAGTTCACCACAAAATGGCAGGAATCTCATCAGTTGCCCGCTGAGTTTAAACTGCTTTACAAGATGCACATGGATGGTCTGCTGAAGCTGAGTCTGTCCCACTGTGCCCTgaactga
- the st8sia3 gene encoding sia-alpha-2,3-Gal-beta-1,4-GlcNAc-R:alpha 2,8-sialyltransferase isoform X2 gives MVRLASALGLVIFSVALLILSLISYVSIKKDFLMITPRYGVNGGPRMYMFHAGFRSQLAMKYLDPAFTPLASSLSEDLQNHSRWKYNSTAFLEQRKEISKYIDIPHNFTLTRDSVRIGQLMHYDYSSHKYVFSIGENFRSLLPDASPILNKHYNVCAVVGNSGILTGSRCGPEIDKFDFVLRCNFAPTEIFKRDVGRRTNMTTFNPSILEKYYNNLLTVQDRNNFFLSLKKLDGVILWIPAFFFHTSATVTRTLVDFFVEHQGQLKVKLAWPGNIMQYINNYWKTKQLSPKRLSTGILMYTLASSMCDQIHLYGFWPFGWDPNTGKELPYHYYDKKGTKFTTKWQESHQLPAEFKLLYKMHMDGLLKLSLSHCALN, from the exons ATGGTGCGGCTCGCCAGCGCGCTGGGGCTCGTCATATTCAGCGTGGCGCTGCTCATCCTGTCACTCATTAGCTACGTGTCCATCAAGAAGGACTTCCTCATGATCACCCCGAGATACGGCGTGAACGGCGGGCCGAGGATGTACATGTTCCACGCTGGCTTTCG CTCTCAGTTGGCCATGAAGTACCTGGACCCGGCCTTCACTCCTCTGGCCAGCTCGCTCAGTGAGGACTTGCAGAACCATTCCAGGTGGAAGTACAACAGCACTGCTTTTCTGGAGCAGAG GAAGGAGATTTCCAAATACATTGACATTCCCCACAACTTCACTCTGACACGAGACTCTGTCCGAATCGGGCAGCTGATGCACTATGACTACTCCAGCCACAAATATGTATTTTCCATCGGCGAGAACTTTCGCTCTCTCCTCCCGGATGCCTCGCCTATCCTCAACAAGCACTACAACGTCTGTGCTGTCGTTGGCAACAGTGGCATCCTCACTGGGTCCCGATGTGGCCCGGAGATCGATAAGTTTGACTTTGTCCTGCGCTGCAACTTCGCACCGACTGAGATTTTTAAGAGAGACGTGGGGAGACGCACCAACATGACGACCTTTAACCCCAGCATTCTGGAGAAATATTACAACAACCTGCTGACTGTGCAGGACAGGAACAACTTCTTCCTGAGTTTGAAGAAGCTGGACGGAGTCATCTTGTGGATCCCTGCGTTTTTCTTCCACACGTCGGCCACCGTGACCAGAACTCTGGTCGACTTCTTTGTGGAGCACCAAGGTCAGCTGAAGGTCAAGCTAGCCTGGCCTGGAAACATCATGCAATACATCAACAA TTACTGGAAAACCAAGCAGCTGTCTCCGAAGCGCCTGAGCACCGGCATCCTCATGTACACCCTGGCGTCCTCAATGTGCGACCAGATCCACCTCTATGGCTTCTGGCCTTTCGGCTGGGACCCCAACACGGGAAAGGAGCTTCCATACCACTACTATGACAAGAAGGGCACAAAGTTCACCACAAAATGGCAGGAATCTCATCAGTTGCCCGCTGAGTTTAAACTGCTTTACAAGATGCACATGGATGGTCTGCTGAAGCTGAGTCTGTCCCACTGTGCCCTgaactga
- the st8sia3 gene encoding sia-alpha-2,3-Gal-beta-1,4-GlcNAc-R:alpha 2,8-sialyltransferase isoform X1, whose protein sequence is MVRLASALGLVIFSVALLILSLISYVSIKKDFLMITPRYGVNGGPRMYMFHAGFRERPPRKPDLSSQLAMKYLDPAFTPLASSLSEDLQNHSRWKYNSTAFLEQRKEISKYIDIPHNFTLTRDSVRIGQLMHYDYSSHKYVFSIGENFRSLLPDASPILNKHYNVCAVVGNSGILTGSRCGPEIDKFDFVLRCNFAPTEIFKRDVGRRTNMTTFNPSILEKYYNNLLTVQDRNNFFLSLKKLDGVILWIPAFFFHTSATVTRTLVDFFVEHQGQLKVKLAWPGNIMQYINNYWKTKQLSPKRLSTGILMYTLASSMCDQIHLYGFWPFGWDPNTGKELPYHYYDKKGTKFTTKWQESHQLPAEFKLLYKMHMDGLLKLSLSHCALN, encoded by the exons ATGGTGCGGCTCGCCAGCGCGCTGGGGCTCGTCATATTCAGCGTGGCGCTGCTCATCCTGTCACTCATTAGCTACGTGTCCATCAAGAAGGACTTCCTCATGATCACCCCGAGATACGGCGTGAACGGCGGGCCGAGGATGTACATGTTCCACGCTGGCTTTCG CGAGAGGCCGCCCCGCAAGCCTGACCTGAG CTCTCAGTTGGCCATGAAGTACCTGGACCCGGCCTTCACTCCTCTGGCCAGCTCGCTCAGTGAGGACTTGCAGAACCATTCCAGGTGGAAGTACAACAGCACTGCTTTTCTGGAGCAGAG GAAGGAGATTTCCAAATACATTGACATTCCCCACAACTTCACTCTGACACGAGACTCTGTCCGAATCGGGCAGCTGATGCACTATGACTACTCCAGCCACAAATATGTATTTTCCATCGGCGAGAACTTTCGCTCTCTCCTCCCGGATGCCTCGCCTATCCTCAACAAGCACTACAACGTCTGTGCTGTCGTTGGCAACAGTGGCATCCTCACTGGGTCCCGATGTGGCCCGGAGATCGATAAGTTTGACTTTGTCCTGCGCTGCAACTTCGCACCGACTGAGATTTTTAAGAGAGACGTGGGGAGACGCACCAACATGACGACCTTTAACCCCAGCATTCTGGAGAAATATTACAACAACCTGCTGACTGTGCAGGACAGGAACAACTTCTTCCTGAGTTTGAAGAAGCTGGACGGAGTCATCTTGTGGATCCCTGCGTTTTTCTTCCACACGTCGGCCACCGTGACCAGAACTCTGGTCGACTTCTTTGTGGAGCACCAAGGTCAGCTGAAGGTCAAGCTAGCCTGGCCTGGAAACATCATGCAATACATCAACAA TTACTGGAAAACCAAGCAGCTGTCTCCGAAGCGCCTGAGCACCGGCATCCTCATGTACACCCTGGCGTCCTCAATGTGCGACCAGATCCACCTCTATGGCTTCTGGCCTTTCGGCTGGGACCCCAACACGGGAAAGGAGCTTCCATACCACTACTATGACAAGAAGGGCACAAAGTTCACCACAAAATGGCAGGAATCTCATCAGTTGCCCGCTGAGTTTAAACTGCTTTACAAGATGCACATGGATGGTCTGCTGAAGCTGAGTCTGTCCCACTGTGCCCTgaactga